In one Micromonospora polyrhachis genomic region, the following are encoded:
- a CDS encoding GNAT family N-acetyltransferase: MIKEATLISGREALVAATDGHPYARHCLALDRTSDGFHSDGTTVWVGANGRDGYALGDPQRAVELLTEEPIFRSAGWLHLPRLTDPAVAERLSIVQRDEWEFLWTERQPPEQPAEERVVPLTETDFPAMTALVDAAFPATTSRPGTPGVSGWYGIWSGDRLVACGADRSQGDIGFLAGLVVAEAERGRGLGAALTAAMTRRLFERYDRVTLGVWSHNERATRLYQRLGYTGRISRTSVRLD, from the coding sequence GTGATCAAGGAAGCGACGCTGATCAGTGGGCGGGAAGCGCTCGTGGCCGCGACCGACGGCCACCCGTACGCCCGACACTGCCTCGCGCTGGACAGGACATCCGACGGCTTCCACTCGGACGGTACGACAGTCTGGGTCGGCGCGAATGGTCGAGACGGGTACGCCCTCGGCGACCCGCAGCGGGCGGTGGAGTTGCTCACCGAGGAACCGATATTCCGTTCCGCCGGTTGGCTACACCTGCCTCGGCTCACCGATCCAGCAGTGGCCGAACGGCTGTCGATTGTGCAGCGCGACGAGTGGGAGTTCCTGTGGACCGAACGGCAGCCACCGGAGCAGCCCGCTGAGGAGCGGGTCGTTCCCCTCACCGAGACCGACTTCCCGGCCATGACCGCCCTGGTCGACGCGGCCTTCCCGGCCACCACCTCCCGTCCCGGCACCCCCGGGGTCTCTGGCTGGTACGGCATCTGGTCCGGTGACCGGCTGGTCGCCTGCGGCGCCGACCGCAGCCAGGGCGACATCGGCTTTCTCGCCGGGCTGGTAGTGGCCGAGGCTGAACGGGGGCGGGGACTCGGTGCAGCGCTGACCGCCGCGATGACCCGCCGCCTGTTCGAGCGGTACGACCGGGTGACGCTGGGTGTGTGGTCGCACAACGAGCGCGCCACCCGGCTCTACCAGC
- a CDS encoding replication-associated recombination protein A: MESDALFTLGNPGGPPSAASGIDGFDTPGADSPLPVRMRPTSLDELVGQDHLLAPGAPLRQLVTGSTPMSVILWGPPGSGKTTIAHLVAGTTDRRFVAMSALTAGVKDVRAVIEAARRARRAGGLPTVLFIDEVHRFSKTQQDSLLAAVEDRTVTLLAATTENPYFSIISPLLSRCVLLTLQPLGDEAVRSLLRRAVADGRGLGGAVALDTEAEDHLVRLAGGDVRKALTALEAAAGSAVALGAGRIDLATAEQAVDVAAVRYDRDGDAHYDVISAFIKSMRGSDVDAALHWLARMLVAGEDARFIARRLVIFASEDVGMADPTALTVATAAAHAVEYVGLPEAQLNLAQAVIHLATAAKSNSATAAIGAAIADVRAGRGGAVPRALRDAHYSGARGLGHGAGYRTPHKDRRGIITQQYAPDDLVGVDYYRPTGHGVEREVTARLPVLRRIVRGEPAPASATEHSNDRPPTTEVTNGQPVVTEPATDRVTAATVDDVGTGVPGNGNDPVRAVSGSGSTSTHRPDDRRADDSGRVPAGEEHQ; encoded by the coding sequence ATGGAGTCCGACGCCCTGTTCACCCTCGGCAATCCCGGTGGCCCGCCCAGCGCAGCCAGCGGGATCGATGGTTTCGACACCCCTGGCGCGGACTCACCACTGCCGGTCCGGATGCGCCCGACCAGCCTGGACGAGCTGGTAGGGCAGGACCACCTGCTGGCACCGGGGGCTCCGCTGCGTCAACTGGTGACCGGTTCGACGCCGATGTCGGTGATCCTGTGGGGGCCACCGGGTAGCGGTAAGACCACCATCGCGCACCTGGTGGCCGGAACCACCGACCGCCGCTTCGTGGCGATGTCGGCGCTCACCGCCGGGGTCAAGGACGTGCGCGCGGTGATCGAGGCAGCTCGCCGCGCCCGCCGGGCAGGTGGCCTGCCCACCGTTCTCTTCATCGACGAGGTGCACCGGTTCAGCAAGACCCAGCAGGACTCGCTGCTCGCGGCGGTTGAGGACCGGACAGTCACCCTGCTCGCGGCGACCACCGAGAACCCGTACTTCTCGATCATTTCGCCGCTGCTGTCGCGGTGCGTACTGCTCACCCTCCAGCCGCTCGGGGACGAGGCGGTCCGCTCCCTGTTGCGCCGCGCGGTCGCCGACGGGCGCGGCCTGGGTGGGGCGGTGGCGCTGGACACCGAGGCCGAGGACCATCTGGTACGCCTCGCCGGCGGCGACGTACGTAAGGCGTTGACCGCCCTGGAGGCGGCGGCTGGTTCGGCCGTGGCCCTCGGTGCGGGCCGGATCGACCTGGCCACCGCCGAGCAGGCCGTCGACGTGGCCGCCGTCCGCTACGACCGGGATGGCGATGCGCACTACGACGTGATCAGCGCCTTCATCAAGAGCATGCGTGGGTCCGACGTGGATGCCGCACTGCACTGGTTGGCCCGGATGCTGGTAGCCGGGGAAGATGCCCGGTTCATCGCCCGCCGGCTGGTCATCTTCGCCAGCGAGGACGTTGGCATGGCGGATCCGACCGCGCTGACCGTGGCGACCGCAGCCGCCCACGCCGTCGAGTACGTCGGCCTGCCCGAGGCCCAACTCAACCTGGCCCAGGCGGTGATCCACCTGGCCACCGCCGCCAAGTCCAACTCGGCGACCGCCGCGATCGGCGCGGCCATCGCGGACGTACGCGCCGGGCGTGGTGGGGCGGTGCCCCGCGCCCTGCGCGACGCGCACTATTCCGGCGCTCGTGGGCTGGGGCACGGTGCCGGGTACCGCACTCCGCACAAAGACCGGCGGGGCATCATCACCCAGCAGTACGCGCCGGACGACTTGGTCGGGGTCGACTACTACCGGCCCACCGGTCACGGCGTGGAGCGGGAGGTCACCGCCCGCCTCCCGGTGCTGCGGCGCATCGTCCGGGGGGAACCAGCCCCCGCATCCGCTACCGAGCACAGCAACGATCGTCCGCCGACAACCGAGGTCACCAACGGCCAGCCTGTCGTCACTGAGCCGGCCACCGATCGGGTGACCGCGGCGACAGTGGATGATGTTGGAACGGGTGTGCCGGGGAACGGAAACGACCCCGTGCGGGCGGTCAGCGGGTCGGGTTCGACAAGTACGCACCGGCCGGACGACCGGAGAGCAGACGACAGCGGCAGGGTGCCTGCCGGGGAGGAACACCAGTGA
- a CDS encoding DUF948 domain-containing protein, with the protein MQAGEIAALVAAGAFLMLVLVLAVPILRLRHTVDAATRTINDLNDQTGPLMRNVNTTVENVNTALTQVHTSLDGVNIQLAKLDTMTGHAQNVTANIANLTTVVSAAAANPLVKVAAFGYGVRRAASARRHAEDEREVRATLKQQRRAAKRATAN; encoded by the coding sequence GTGCAAGCTGGAGAGATCGCTGCGCTGGTCGCGGCTGGGGCATTCCTGATGCTGGTGCTCGTGCTGGCTGTGCCGATCCTGCGGTTGCGGCACACGGTCGATGCGGCGACCCGGACGATCAACGATCTGAACGACCAGACCGGCCCGCTGATGCGCAACGTCAACACGACGGTGGAGAACGTGAACACCGCCCTGACGCAGGTCCACACCTCGCTGGACGGGGTCAACATCCAGCTCGCCAAGCTCGACACGATGACCGGGCACGCCCAGAACGTGACCGCCAACATCGCCAACCTGACCACCGTGGTCTCCGCTGCGGCGGCGAACCCGCTGGTCAAGGTCGCTGCCTTCGGCTACGGCGTACGTCGGGCGGCTTCCGCCCGTCGGCACGCCGAGGACGAGCGTGAGGTGCGGGCCACGCTCAAGCAGCAGCGTCGGGCCGCCAAGCGGGCCACCGCCAACTGA
- the alaS gene encoding alanine--tRNA ligase, whose protein sequence is MKTAEIKRRYLAHFEANGHTVVPSAPLPAISDPNLLFINAGMVQFVPYFLGQQTPPYQRAVSVQKCIRTPDIDEVGKTSRHGTFFQMNGNFSFGDYFKEGAIPLAWDLLTRSAADGGFGIDADRLWVTIYLDDDEAHDIWHRKVGVPAERIVRLGKGPNFWSMGIPGPCGPCSEIFIDRGPAYGREGGPAVDDDRYMELWNLVFMQYERGPGTGKEDYPILGELPAKNIDTGMGLERMASVLQGVDNLYEIDEVRPILDRAAELTGKRYGAQSGQVASESHPDDVRLRVVADHVRTSLMLIGDGVVPTNEGRGYVLRRIMRRSIRAMRLLGWQGPALPELLPVARDCMAPSYPELATEFERISQYAYAEEDAFLSTLRAGTTILDTAIAETKSAGKPALSGDKAFQLHDTYGFPIDLTLEIAAEQGLTVDADGFRRLMADQRSRAKADAQARKTGHVDLSAYRSALDEGGPVEFTGYTEVSRESRVRTVLSAGGAVQAAGEGELVELVLDATPFYAEGGGQQPDLGLISVGGGQVEVLDVQQPIPGLIVHRARVVRGEVRTGETGFAEIDITRRKAISRSHTATHLVHQTMRNFLGESATQAGSLNAPGRLRFDFNTPTGVSPSVLADVEQQVNEVLLADLEVNAFITSQEEARRLGAMALFGEKYGEEVRVVEVGDYARELCGGTHVSRSGQLGLVKILSEASIGSGVRRVEALVGIDAFRFLAKEHLLVSRLAELYRVPSEQVADRVEQTVAQLRDAEKELEKLRAQMVLGGAAALAAQAKDVRGTAYVGTEAPEGAAGNDVRTLAQEIRGKIDPARPAVVAVAARSGGKASLVVAVNAAAKSRGLSAAVLVKAALSGRGGGNADLAQGGGLPATEAPNLLITVEKAIAEA, encoded by the coding sequence ATGAAGACGGCGGAGATCAAGCGACGGTACCTCGCGCACTTCGAGGCGAACGGCCATACCGTGGTGCCGTCCGCTCCGCTGCCGGCCATCAGCGATCCGAATCTGCTGTTCATCAACGCGGGCATGGTGCAGTTCGTGCCCTACTTCCTCGGGCAGCAGACTCCGCCCTACCAGCGCGCGGTCAGTGTGCAGAAGTGCATCCGTACGCCGGACATCGACGAGGTCGGCAAGACCAGCCGGCACGGCACGTTCTTCCAGATGAACGGCAACTTCTCGTTCGGTGACTACTTCAAGGAAGGCGCCATTCCGCTGGCCTGGGATCTGCTTACCAGGTCTGCGGCCGACGGTGGCTTCGGTATCGATGCCGACCGGCTCTGGGTCACCATCTATCTCGACGACGACGAGGCGCACGACATCTGGCACCGGAAGGTCGGCGTGCCGGCCGAGCGGATCGTCCGCCTCGGCAAGGGCCCGAACTTCTGGTCCATGGGCATTCCCGGCCCGTGTGGCCCGTGCTCGGAGATCTTCATCGACCGGGGGCCGGCCTACGGCCGTGAGGGTGGCCCGGCGGTCGACGACGACCGCTACATGGAGCTGTGGAACCTCGTGTTCATGCAGTACGAGCGGGGGCCGGGCACCGGCAAGGAGGACTACCCGATCCTGGGCGAGCTGCCGGCGAAGAACATCGACACCGGCATGGGTCTGGAGCGGATGGCGTCGGTGCTCCAGGGCGTCGACAACCTTTACGAGATCGACGAGGTGCGTCCGATCCTGGACCGGGCGGCTGAGCTGACCGGCAAGCGTTACGGTGCCCAGTCCGGCCAGGTGGCGAGCGAGTCGCACCCGGACGACGTACGGCTCCGGGTGGTCGCCGACCACGTACGGACCTCGCTGATGTTGATCGGTGACGGGGTGGTCCCGACCAACGAGGGGCGTGGCTACGTCCTACGCCGGATCATGCGCCGGTCGATCCGGGCGATGCGGCTGCTCGGCTGGCAGGGCCCGGCCCTGCCCGAGTTGTTGCCGGTTGCCCGGGACTGCATGGCCCCGTCGTACCCGGAGTTGGCGACCGAGTTCGAGCGGATCTCGCAGTACGCGTACGCGGAGGAGGACGCGTTCCTGTCCACCCTGCGGGCGGGTACGACGATCCTGGACACGGCGATCGCCGAGACCAAGTCGGCGGGCAAGCCGGCGCTCTCGGGTGACAAGGCGTTCCAACTACACGACACCTACGGCTTCCCGATCGATCTGACCCTGGAGATCGCGGCCGAGCAGGGGTTGACGGTCGACGCCGACGGTTTCCGCCGGTTGATGGCCGATCAGCGGTCCCGGGCGAAGGCCGACGCGCAGGCGCGCAAGACCGGTCACGTCGACCTCTCCGCCTACCGCAGCGCGCTCGACGAGGGCGGTCCGGTGGAGTTCACCGGCTACACGGAGGTGTCCCGGGAGTCGCGGGTGCGTACCGTGCTCTCGGCCGGCGGCGCGGTGCAGGCGGCGGGCGAGGGGGAGCTGGTCGAGCTGGTGCTCGACGCCACCCCGTTCTATGCCGAGGGCGGCGGCCAGCAGCCCGACCTGGGGCTGATCTCGGTGGGCGGCGGTCAGGTCGAGGTGCTCGACGTGCAGCAGCCGATTCCCGGGCTGATCGTGCACCGGGCGCGGGTGGTGCGCGGTGAGGTCCGTACCGGGGAGACGGGTTTCGCGGAGATCGACATCACGCGGCGGAAGGCGATCTCCCGCTCGCACACCGCGACCCACCTGGTGCACCAGACGATGCGCAACTTCCTCGGCGAGTCGGCGACCCAGGCCGGTTCGCTGAACGCCCCGGGCCGGTTGCGGTTCGACTTCAACACCCCGACCGGCGTGTCGCCGAGCGTGCTCGCCGACGTCGAGCAGCAGGTCAACGAGGTGCTGCTGGCCGACCTGGAGGTGAACGCCTTCATCACCAGCCAGGAGGAGGCGCGGCGGCTCGGCGCGATGGCGCTCTTCGGCGAGAAGTACGGCGAGGAGGTCCGGGTCGTCGAGGTCGGTGACTACGCCCGGGAGCTGTGCGGTGGCACGCACGTGTCCCGCTCCGGCCAGCTCGGCCTGGTGAAGATCCTCTCCGAGGCGTCGATTGGCTCCGGCGTACGCCGGGTCGAGGCGCTGGTCGGCATCGACGCGTTCCGGTTCCTGGCCAAGGAGCACCTGCTGGTGTCCCGGCTGGCCGAGCTCTACCGGGTGCCGAGTGAGCAGGTGGCCGACCGGGTCGAGCAGACCGTGGCCCAGTTGCGCGACGCGGAGAAGGAACTGGAGAAGCTGCGCGCCCAGATGGTTCTCGGCGGTGCGGCGGCGCTCGCCGCGCAGGCCAAGGACGTGCGGGGCACCGCATACGTCGGCACCGAGGCGCCGGAGGGCGCGGCGGGCAACGACGTACGGACCCTGGCCCAGGAGATCCGGGGCAAGATCGACCCGGCTCGGCCGGCGGTGGTGGCGGTAGCGGCCCGCTCCGGCGGCAAGGCGTCGCTGGTGGTGGCGGTGAACGCGGCGGCCAAGTCGCGTGGTCTGTCGGCGGCGGTCCTGGTCAAGGCGGCGCTCTCCGGCCGGGGTGGCGGCAACGCCGACCTGGCCCAGGGCGGTGGCCTGCCGGCGACCGAGGCGCCGAACCTGCTGATCACGGTCGAGAAGGCGATCGCCGAGGCGTGA
- the ruvX gene encoding Holliday junction resolvase RuvX yields the protein MSDFSPGVRLGVDVGKVRVGVSICDPHAILATPLVTLPRDLTAADDVLPADIRELARLVTEHEAVGVVVGLPVTLAGGHGPAAAHVTAYADRLAEVIVPVPVVLVDERMSTVVASRRLSERGVRGRRQRAVVDQAAAVEILQSWLDAQRRRT from the coding sequence TTGAGCGACTTTTCGCCTGGAGTGCGACTAGGTGTCGACGTCGGAAAGGTCCGGGTCGGGGTCTCCATCTGCGATCCACACGCCATTCTGGCCACGCCGCTGGTGACCCTGCCCCGGGACCTGACCGCGGCTGACGACGTACTTCCGGCCGACATTCGGGAACTCGCCCGACTCGTGACCGAACACGAGGCGGTCGGGGTGGTGGTCGGCCTACCGGTGACCCTGGCGGGCGGACACGGGCCGGCGGCAGCACACGTGACGGCGTACGCTGACCGACTGGCTGAGGTCATCGTCCCCGTACCGGTGGTTCTCGTGGACGAGCGGATGTCAACGGTAGTCGCGTCTCGTAGGCTGTCCGAGCGGGGCGTACGAGGACGGCGACAACGAGCGGTGGTCGATCAGGCGGCCGCGGTGGAGATTCTGCAGAGCTGGCTGGATGCGCAGCGGAGGCGGACGTGA
- the mltG gene encoding endolytic transglycosylase MltG: MIDELELAFDESDKGRHRRSAQRKRNKKQRGGRGKTVFALVMVLVLLGGLGGVGWYGFDRFQGYFMTPDYEGGGTGEIVIEVKQGDLAADIANTLVAAGAVKSAKAFIKAADGNSRSQSIQPGFYKVRKEMSGETALSLLLDLKNKIVKGFTVQEGLTAKNTYERLSKQTNIPIKEFEAAAKDPIALGVPDWWFKRTDGKKELRSIEGFLFPDTYEFPPNPTAEVILKAMVDRFLTVTGEMKFADEVQAKRGGISPYEALIVASLAQAEAGNKDDLGKVARVAYNRAYGDFPCKCLEMDVTVNYYLASIGKETKRSGDMTNSELDDPKNPYNRKLPGMIPTPINNPGKDALQGAMDPPPGKWLFFVAIDDKGHSEFAETYEQHQRNEDKARKAGIIP, from the coding sequence ATGATCGACGAACTTGAACTCGCTTTCGACGAGTCGGACAAGGGCCGACATCGGCGTAGCGCCCAGCGCAAGCGCAACAAGAAACAGCGCGGCGGGCGGGGCAAGACGGTCTTCGCCCTGGTGATGGTGCTTGTCCTACTGGGCGGCCTGGGTGGAGTCGGTTGGTACGGCTTCGACCGGTTCCAGGGCTACTTCATGACGCCGGACTACGAGGGTGGCGGCACCGGTGAGATCGTCATCGAGGTCAAGCAGGGTGACCTTGCCGCCGACATCGCCAACACTCTGGTCGCGGCCGGTGCGGTCAAGAGCGCCAAGGCGTTCATCAAGGCCGCCGACGGCAACTCCCGCAGCCAGAGCATCCAGCCGGGCTTCTACAAAGTACGCAAGGAGATGAGCGGCGAGACCGCCCTCAGCCTCCTGCTCGACCTGAAGAACAAGATCGTGAAGGGGTTCACCGTCCAGGAGGGGCTGACCGCGAAGAACACCTACGAGCGGCTCTCCAAGCAGACCAACATTCCGATCAAGGAGTTCGAGGCGGCGGCGAAGGACCCGATCGCGCTCGGCGTGCCCGACTGGTGGTTCAAGCGCACCGACGGCAAGAAGGAACTACGGTCGATCGAGGGCTTCCTCTTCCCGGACACCTACGAGTTCCCGCCGAACCCGACCGCCGAGGTGATCCTCAAGGCAATGGTCGACCGCTTTCTCACCGTCACCGGTGAGATGAAGTTCGCCGACGAGGTCCAGGCCAAGCGGGGCGGAATCAGCCCGTACGAGGCGTTGATTGTGGCCTCTCTGGCCCAGGCCGAGGCCGGCAACAAGGACGACCTCGGCAAGGTCGCCCGGGTCGCCTACAACCGGGCGTACGGTGACTTTCCCTGCAAATGCCTAGAGATGGACGTGACGGTCAACTACTATCTGGCATCCATCGGCAAGGAGACCAAGCGGTCGGGTGACATGACCAACTCCGAGCTGGACGACCCGAAGAACCCGTACAACCGCAAACTGCCGGGCATGATCCCCACGCCGATCAACAACCCGGGCAAGGACGCATTGCAGGGCGCGATGGACCCGCCGCCCGGCAAGTGGCTGTTCTTCGTAGCGATCGACGACAAGGGCCACTCTGAATTCGCTGAGACCTACGAGCAGCACCAGCGCAACGAGGACAAGGCGAGGAAGGCCGGGATCATTCCGTGA
- a CDS encoding shikimate dehydrogenase: MTELHRAAVLGKPIGHSLSPVIHNAGYAAVGLTGWSYVAIECAEAELPDLVAGLGPEWVGLSLTMPLKEAVLDVADEVAPVAATVGAANTLVRRPDGSWYADNTDVGGMVRVLTDAGVTGGATVTVLGAGGTARAALAAAAQLKADGVTVVARRPEAIDELRPAAAALGVPLSGVAWLDAPAHVTADVVISTVPKGVADPLAGQVTWRPETVYFDALYDPWPTPLAASAAAAGCRIVSGLDLLLAQAIGQFELFTGVAAPATQMRTALRAGRATN, from the coding sequence GTGACGGAGCTGCACCGGGCGGCGGTGCTGGGTAAGCCGATTGGGCACTCGCTGTCGCCGGTGATACACAACGCCGGCTATGCGGCGGTCGGGCTGACCGGGTGGTCGTACGTGGCGATCGAGTGTGCCGAGGCCGAGCTGCCGGACCTGGTGGCCGGCCTCGGCCCGGAGTGGGTCGGGCTCTCGCTGACCATGCCGCTGAAGGAGGCGGTGCTCGACGTGGCTGATGAGGTCGCGCCGGTCGCCGCCACCGTCGGTGCCGCCAACACCCTGGTACGTCGCCCCGACGGTTCCTGGTACGCCGACAACACCGACGTCGGCGGCATGGTGCGGGTGCTGACCGATGCCGGGGTGACCGGCGGCGCGACGGTCACCGTGCTCGGTGCCGGTGGCACCGCCCGCGCCGCCCTGGCCGCCGCCGCGCAGCTCAAGGCCGACGGCGTGACCGTGGTGGCCCGTCGCCCCGAGGCGATCGACGAGCTGCGCCCGGCCGCTGCCGCGCTGGGCGTACCGCTGTCCGGTGTGGCCTGGTTGGACGCGCCCGCCCACGTCACCGCCGACGTGGTGATCTCGACCGTGCCGAAGGGTGTGGCCGACCCACTGGCCGGTCAGGTCACCTGGCGACCGGAGACGGTCTACTTCGACGCCCTCTACGACCCGTGGCCCACCCCGCTCGCCGCCTCGGCGGCTGCCGCCGGCTGTCGGATCGTCTCCGGCCTGGACCTGCTGCTGGCCCAGGCGATCGGCCAGTTCGAGCTGTTCACCGGCGTTGCTGCTCCGGCGACACAGATGCGTACGGCGTTACGGGCCGGTCGCGCCACCAACTGA
- a CDS encoding Hsp70 family protein: MAVLSGPDGRAKPLLFDASPLLSSGVFAGSGDTPLLTGADAERAALTGPAGFETNPKRRIDDGVIWLAEREVAVTDAIASVLSRVSAEACRVAGGPPDEVVLTHPAGWSRTRLGVLAAAADRAQLGECRFVAEPVAAAAYFADVLGRDLPVGQCLVVYDLGAGTCDVSIVRRTGGGLEVVATAGLDDVGGLDLDAVIVAHARSLTTDNADAWRRLNWPQTPTDQRAHQSLWRDARAAKEQLSRHVTADLHIPLVDTVIHLTRDEFETAARPHLDRTTELTTTLLGDAGIPREDIAGVFLVGGSSRVPLVASLLHRTLRIAPTALDHPELVVAEGALHAPTKATHPSAEPTPPTTATPIRPTTATPAPPASTTPFPSAGVTPVPSADSPSIGNAHQVNRWRPRSPRDRAVVAGAAALVVVIVAGLWIFLPSERPDRAGGQPQATITGQNPQATATSTSQNSPQATPTPTEHTDTVQDVAFSPDGKTLATASNDNTVRLRDAGTGATKAVITGHTESVFDVAFSPDGRSLASASGDDTVRLWDVSTGSFAGILTHTGFVSTVAFSPDGRLLASGGSDRTVQLWDVATGKSIATLTGHEGVVDGVAFSPDGKRLASASWDYTVRLWEVSTGNPIATFTGHTYMVESVAFSPDGKTLASASGDDTVRLWDVAALRPAATLRGPDGFGDVAFSPDGRTLATAGDDGAVRLWNLATRKTTATFRHDGYVTSVAFSPDGRTLASGSTDETVRRWKLGT; this comes from the coding sequence GTGGCGGTGCTGTCGGGTCCGGACGGGCGGGCGAAGCCGTTGCTGTTCGACGCGTCGCCGCTGCTGTCGTCCGGGGTGTTCGCCGGATCGGGGGACACTCCACTGCTGACCGGGGCGGATGCGGAACGTGCCGCGTTGACGGGCCCGGCCGGTTTCGAGACCAACCCGAAACGGCGTATCGACGACGGGGTGATCTGGCTCGCCGAGCGGGAGGTGGCCGTCACCGACGCGATCGCGTCAGTGCTGTCCCGCGTGAGCGCCGAGGCGTGCCGGGTGGCCGGCGGGCCTCCGGATGAGGTGGTGCTCACGCATCCAGCGGGGTGGAGTCGTACGCGGCTGGGTGTCCTGGCAGCCGCCGCCGATCGGGCGCAACTCGGTGAATGCCGCTTCGTCGCCGAACCGGTCGCTGCGGCGGCCTACTTCGCCGACGTCCTCGGCCGGGATCTGCCGGTGGGGCAGTGCCTCGTCGTCTACGACCTCGGTGCCGGCACCTGCGATGTCAGCATCGTCCGCCGTACCGGGGGCGGGCTGGAGGTGGTGGCCACCGCCGGACTCGACGACGTCGGCGGACTTGACCTCGACGCCGTGATCGTTGCCCACGCGCGCTCGCTGACCACCGACAACGCCGACGCGTGGCGGCGGCTGAACTGGCCGCAAACCCCCACCGACCAACGCGCCCACCAATCGCTGTGGCGGGACGCCCGGGCCGCGAAGGAACAACTGTCCCGCCACGTCACCGCTGATCTGCATATTCCGCTCGTTGACACCGTCATCCACCTCACCCGGGACGAGTTCGAAACCGCCGCCCGCCCGCATCTGGACCGCACCACCGAACTCACCACCACGCTTCTGGGCGACGCCGGCATTCCCAGGGAAGACATCGCCGGGGTGTTTTTGGTCGGCGGCTCCTCCCGCGTACCCCTCGTCGCGTCCCTCCTGCACCGCACCCTGCGCATTGCCCCCACCGCCCTCGACCACCCCGAACTCGTCGTCGCCGAAGGCGCCCTCCACGCCCCCACCAAGGCCACCCATCCGTCGGCCGAACCCACCCCACCGACAACAGCGACCCCGATACGGCCGACAACAGCGACCCCGGCACCCCCGGCGAGCACGACACCATTCCCCTCAGCAGGAGTGACACCAGTACCCTCGGCGGACAGCCCAAGCATCGGCAATGCCCACCAAGTCAATCGTTGGCGGCCCCGAAGCCCTCGCGACCGAGCCGTCGTCGCCGGTGCCGCTGCCCTGGTAGTGGTGATCGTCGCCGGGTTGTGGATCTTTCTGCCCTCCGAGCGCCCGGATCGGGCCGGCGGTCAGCCGCAGGCCACCATCACGGGCCAGAACCCGCAGGCCACCGCCACCTCCACCAGCCAGAATTCGCCGCAGGCCACCCCCACCCCCACGGAGCACACCGACACTGTCCAGGACGTGGCGTTCAGCCCGGACGGTAAGACCCTCGCGACTGCCAGCAATGACAACACTGTGCGGCTGCGAGATGCCGGCACCGGAGCAACCAAGGCTGTCATCACCGGTCACACCGAAAGCGTCTTCGACGTGGCGTTCAGTCCGGACGGTAGGAGCCTGGCTTCCGCCAGCGGTGACGACACCGTGCGGCTGTGGGATGTGAGCACCGGGAGCTTCGCCGGCATCCTCACCCATACCGGCTTCGTCAGCACCGTGGCGTTCAGCCCGGACGGAAGGCTCCTAGCGTCCGGTGGTAGCGACCGGACCGTGCAACTGTGGGACGTGGCTACCGGCAAATCCATCGCCACCCTCACCGGCCACGAGGGCGTCGTCGACGGCGTGGCGTTCAGTCCGGACGGCAAGAGGCTCGCCTCCGCCAGTTGGGACTACACCGTTCGGCTGTGGGAGGTGAGCACTGGCAACCCCATCGCGACTTTCACCGGCCACACGTACATGGTCGAGAGTGTGGCGTTCAGCCCGGACGGGAAGACCCTCGCTTCCGCCAGCGGTGACGACACCGTGCGGTTGTGGGATGTGGCCGCCCTCAGGCCCGCCGCCACCCTCCGGGGCCCCGACGGTTTCGGCGACGTGGCGTTCAGCCCCGACGGTAGGACCCTCGCCACCGCCGGCGATGACGGAGCCGTGCGGCTGTGGAACCTAGCGACCCGTAAGACCACCGCCACCTTCCGACACGACGGGTACGTCACCAGCGTGGCGTTCAGCCCCGACGGCAGGACCCTCGCCAGCGGCAGCACCGACGAAACCGTACGGCGGTGGAAGCTCGGCACCTGA